TTACCCTATATTTAATGCTGCATATAGATCCTTGAAAAATAAGAATCTAAACATGGACGTTATGTACTCTATGGGTATTGGAGTTGCATTTTTTTCAAGTATACTTGGAACTTTCAATATTTTATTAGGCAGCGAATTCATGTTCTATGAAGCAGCAGTAATGCTTGCAACATTTCTAACCTTTGGTAGATTTCTTGAAGAGAGGGCCAAAGGAAAGACATCAGAATCAATAAAAAGACTAATGGGACTTCAAGCAAAGAACGCAACAGTAATACGCGACGGAAAAGAAATAGAAATTCCTATTGAAGATGTTGTTGTAGGAGATGTAGTTATAGTCAAACCTGGAGAGAAGATCCCCGTCGATGGAGAAGTGATATCCGGGCAGAGTTATGTTGATGAATCAATGATTTCGGGAGAACCTATACCCGTTCTTAAGGAGAAAGCAAGTAAGGTAATTGGGGCGACAATTAATAAGAACAGTATAATCAATTTTAGAGCTACAAAAGTAGGCAAAGATACAGTTTTATCACAAATTATAAAGCTAGTAGAAGATGCTCAAGGGTCAAAACCTGAAATTCAGAAAATAGCAGATAAAGCAGTGAGCTATTTCATACCAACAGTTCTGGCAATAGCCAGTATTTCATTCGTTAGCTGGTACTTTATATTCAACAGTACTTTCCTTTTTGCAATCACAAGATTGATATCTATTCTTGTAATAGCATGCCCTTGTGCATTAGGCCTTGCAACGCCAACTGCAGTTACGGTAGGAATTGGAAAAGGGGCCGACCTTGGCATTCTTATAAAAAATGGAGATGCCCTTCAAATATCAGAAAAGTTGACAGCAGTCTTATTTGACAAAACTGGAACATTGACAAAGGGAATGCCAGAAGTTACAGATATTATTGCATTTGGAATCTCAGAAAAGGAACTTATCAAAATTGCAGGTAGTGTTGAGAAGAATTCAGATCATCCTTTAGCGAATGCTATTGTTAAAAAATCAGAAGAGCTAGGAATGAGCCTTACAAAAAGTACAAATTTTGATACATTTGGCGGAAAAGGTGTTGAGGCAAATATTTCTAGAAAAAAAGTACTAATTGGAAACAGAACTTTATTTAATGAAAAGAAAATTGATATCTCAAAAGACATAGAATTACAGATAACTAAGCTAGAAAATGAAGGAAAAACAGCAGTTTTAATATCGTCTGAAAATAAATTTTCTGGAATTATAGGAATTTCAGACACTTTGAAAGAAACATCCAAAGATTCAATTAAGGAATTAATGAAAAATGACCTCAAAGTTTACATGATCACTGGAGACAATAAAAGAACAGCCTCAGCTATCGGAAATATTCTGAATATAAAAAATATACTTGCAGAGGTATTGCCTGAAGACAAAGCAAATGAAGTAAAAAGACTACAAAAAAATGGTGAAGTTGTTGCTTTTGTGGGTGATGGGATAAATGATGCCCCTGCCCTTGCTCAAGCAGATGTCGGAATTGCAATTGGGAGCGGTACTGATGTGGCAATAGAAAGTGGAGATATCGTTCTTGTAAAAAATGACACAAGAGATGTCGTTTCGGCCATAAAATTAAGTAAAAAAGTTATGCAAAGAATAAAACAAAATATATTCTGGGCATTTGCTTACAATACTGCACTTATACCTGTTGCAGCTGGTGTACTATATCCGTCATTTGGCATTTCTTTAAGGCCTGAGT
This portion of the Methanofastidiosum sp. genome encodes:
- a CDS encoding heavy metal translocating P-type ATPase, yielding MADKKTKKAEIKVTGMTCATCATTIEKSLMNLEGVSKAEVNLAKETASVEYDSNKLKINDLDDAVKDAGYDVINEKVVLKVGGMTCVMCANTIESTLSNLDGVIEVNVNVSSEKVYITYNPKIVSIAEMKKAIEESGYQYLGIEGEVLEDLKREENQRKKKIRIIIGAIDSAILMGLMYAPMTMLPISMPFLMFLIALPAFLYLSYPIFNAAYRSLKNKNLNMDVMYSMGIGVAFFSSILGTFNILLGSEFMFYEAAVMLATFLTFGRFLEERAKGKTSESIKRLMGLQAKNATVIRDGKEIEIPIEDVVVGDVVIVKPGEKIPVDGEVISGQSYVDESMISGEPIPVLKEKASKVIGATINKNSIINFRATKVGKDTVLSQIIKLVEDAQGSKPEIQKIADKAVSYFIPTVLAIASISFVSWYFIFNSTFLFAITRLISILVIACPCALGLATPTAVTVGIGKGADLGILIKNGDALQISEKLTAVLFDKTGTLTKGMPEVTDIIAFGISEKELIKIAGSVEKNSDHPLANAIVKKSEELGMSLTKSTNFDTFGGKGVEANISRKKVLIGNRTLFNEKKIDISKDIELQITKLENEGKTAVLISSENKFSGIIGISDTLKETSKDSIKELMKNDLKVYMITGDNKRTASAIGNILNIKNILAEVLPEDKANEVKRLQKNGEVVAFVGDGINDAPALAQADVGIAIGSGTDVAIESGDIVLVKNDTRDVVSAIKLSKKVMQRIKQNIFWAFAYNTALIPVAAGVLYPSFGISLRPEFAGFAMAMSSVTVVTLSLMLKKFNPNKN